GGAATCCACTCTCACATCCCTTTTCACGCAATCATCAAGGATTCCCAGGCAGATGTCGTTCCTCATGGAGAGCTCAGCTGTCGGTCAACCGTCACCTCTCAGCTTCAGTAACACCCTTAATGCTCTTCCGGGTGCAGTAAGGACTCAATTCACAACCCCAGGACTGAAAAGGCTGACACATAACCTAATCTTACGCAGCTCGTCCTATATGCCGCCCTGCACAGTCTGTATAACATCTACCTACATTCTCTCTCTCGCTTCCCCGGCCCCAAACTCTGGCAAACCAGCTACATCTTCCGCCACATTGCCAGCATCAGAGGCACTCTCGACGTATCTATCAAGGCATTCCATACCGAATACGGACCGGTGGTCCGCTATTCACCCGACGAactctccttcatctccgcGGAAGCGTGGAGGGACATCTACGGGTTTCGCGAGAACGCCCTTCCCAAGGACCCATCCTTCTACGGCCTCATCCAGCTCTCTCGGGATAAGAGCCCGAGCATCTTCACAGTCGACCAGGATCATCATCCGCGCGTCCGAAAGGCTCTCTCTTACGCGTTCTCAGAGAAAGCGCTCCACGACCAGGAGCCTTTCGTCAAACACTATGTTGACCTGCTTATCCAGCGACTGCGAGGCATCGCCGACGCAGAGGATAACAGGGTCGATCTTGTGAAGTGGTACAACTTTACCACCTTTGATATTATCGGCGACTTGGCCATTGGTAGATCATTCGACTGCCTCCAGGATTCGGCGTATCATTCATGGGTGGACGCATTCTGGAAGAGCATCAAGATGATAAGCCCCTATGCCAGGGCCATGGCCACATACACGGACGTGCCGCGGCTCCTCAGACTGTTTGCCCCGCGGGCATTGAAGGAAGCCAGACTCAGACGTCTCCAGTACGTCGGTGTCCATATGGAGGAGCGACTGGCGCGGGGCATCCTGCGCGACAAGCCAGACTTTATCTCGTATATACTCCGGAGCAAAGGGACGGCGGACGAGCTGACGGACGGTGAGGTCGAAGCAA
The DNA window shown above is from Aspergillus fumigatus Af293 chromosome 1, whole genome shotgun sequence and carries:
- a CDS encoding cytochrome P450 encodes the protein MSFLMESSAVGQPSPLSFSNTLNALPGALVLYAALHSLYNIYLHSLSRFPGPKLWQTSYIFRHIASIRGTLDVSIKAFHTEYGPVVRYSPDELSFISAEAWRDIYGFRENALPKDPSFYGLIQLSRDKSPSIFTVDQDHHPRVRKALSYAFSEKALHDQEPFVKHYVDLLIQRLRGIADAEDNRVDLVKWYNFTTFDIIGDLAIGRSFDCLQDSAYHSWVDAFWKSIKMISPYARAMATYTDVPRLLRLFAPRALKEARLRRLQYVGVHMEERLARGILRDKPDFISYILRSKGTADELTDGEVEANVSFLLLAGTETTATALSGTTYYLLKNPEGLRKATAEVRSAYNSEDEITFATTAERLPYMQACLTEGLRIYPSGPIAAPRRTPRGTVTWIAGHPVPPVGGASNSPLNFHRQADFIPERWLSPSTMDPASPFRRDNRAASQPFSVGPRNCLGKAFALNEMQVILARMLWNFDMKLLPQSDGWERQRIFTLWDKGPLMVELNEVRSSLHNQLFLQVCMVVCMVVHQSRSLQRAVHSSGPARNLTG